From the genome of Chania multitudinisentens RB-25, one region includes:
- a CDS encoding BglG family transcription antiterminator, whose amino-acid sequence MVRFPYPRLAYLFDALQSETLPQEELAKRFAVSTRTVRTDITALNDILEKYGARFVHNRGAGYRLQVDDAALFSALQQQKERKQATPRSGQERVHYLLVRFLTSAFSLKLEDLADEWFVSRGTLQNDMPEVREHLARYQLTIETKPRYGMKLFGSEMAIRACLTDLLFQLHLADPENPLLSNEILHPPQVVVFGGLLHPLLSQYAIRLTDEGEQYLIFYCAVALRRIIDGYPLSDFDVEDGDEAVRKVSSWLAGELRKAAGKEISAAEEAYLRVNIAARRVQAVQPTEINADDEDALVDYILSYINTHYNYNLQGDKQLRADLLTHIKTMITRVKYQITISNPLLTNIKQHYPMAYDVTLAAVSSWGKYTPYTLSENEIGYLVLHIGVGLERHYNIGYERHPQVMLVCDTGNSTVRMIQAQIARKYPQLVMTRIVSLRDYEVLGQIEEDFVISNARISEKNKPVVVMSPFPTEYQLEQLGKLVLVDRTKPYMLEKFFDASHFMIVNEPLTQEQLFKKVCTQLEQEGYVGSDFYSSVVEREAIVSTLLGEGIALPHSLGLLAKKTVVVTLLASQGIAWGEGEIAHVIFLLAISKSDYEEAMAIYDLFVTFVRERSMSRLLGSNDFDSFKAVALDCLSRI is encoded by the coding sequence ATGGTACGATTCCCCTACCCACGTTTGGCTTACCTGTTTGATGCTTTGCAGTCTGAGACATTACCTCAGGAAGAACTGGCGAAGCGTTTTGCTGTGTCTACGCGAACCGTGCGTACGGATATCACCGCACTGAACGATATTCTGGAAAAGTACGGTGCGCGTTTTGTGCATAACCGTGGGGCAGGTTATCGGCTGCAAGTGGACGATGCGGCGTTGTTCAGTGCGTTGCAGCAGCAGAAAGAGAGAAAGCAGGCCACCCCGCGCAGTGGGCAAGAGCGGGTGCATTATCTGCTGGTGCGTTTTTTGACCTCAGCTTTTTCCCTGAAGCTGGAAGATTTGGCTGATGAATGGTTTGTCAGCCGCGGTACGCTGCAAAACGATATGCCTGAAGTGCGGGAGCACCTGGCGCGTTACCAGCTAACTATCGAAACCAAACCGCGTTATGGCATGAAGCTGTTTGGTTCGGAAATGGCGATCCGGGCTTGCCTGACCGATCTGCTGTTTCAGTTGCACCTGGCTGACCCGGAAAATCCGCTGCTGAGCAACGAAATCCTGCATCCACCGCAGGTGGTGGTGTTTGGCGGGTTACTGCATCCGTTGCTTTCGCAGTATGCCATCCGGCTGACGGACGAAGGTGAACAATACCTGATTTTTTACTGTGCGGTGGCGCTGCGGCGCATCATTGATGGCTATCCGCTGTCGGATTTTGACGTTGAAGATGGCGACGAAGCGGTACGCAAAGTTTCCAGTTGGTTGGCGGGGGAACTGCGTAAGGCGGCAGGTAAAGAGATCTCGGCGGCGGAGGAAGCCTATTTACGGGTGAATATCGCCGCACGGCGAGTACAGGCCGTGCAACCGACAGAGATTAATGCGGATGATGAAGACGCGCTGGTGGATTACATCCTGTCCTACATCAATACGCACTATAACTACAATTTACAGGGCGACAAGCAGCTGCGCGCCGATTTGCTCACCCATATCAAGACCATGATTACCCGGGTGAAGTACCAGATCACTATCTCAAATCCACTGTTGACCAATATCAAGCAGCACTACCCGATGGCCTATGATGTCACGTTGGCGGCGGTATCAAGCTGGGGCAAATATACCCCCTATACCCTGAGTGAAAATGAAATCGGCTATCTGGTACTGCATATCGGCGTTGGCCTGGAGCGGCATTACAATATCGGTTATGAACGCCATCCGCAGGTGATGCTGGTGTGTGATACCGGCAACTCCACGGTGCGGATGATCCAGGCACAGATTGCACGCAAATATCCACAGCTGGTGATGACGCGCATTGTTTCGCTGCGAGATTATGAAGTTCTCGGCCAGATCGAAGAAGATTTCGTTATTTCCAACGCACGCATCAGTGAGAAAAATAAACCGGTAGTGGTGATGTCACCGTTCCCGACCGAATACCAGCTTGAACAGTTGGGCAAGCTGGTATTGGTGGATCGCACTAAGCCATACATGCTGGAAAAATTCTTCGACGCGAGCCATTTCATGATCGTTAATGAGCCGCTGACGCAGGAGCAACTGTTTAAAAAAGTCTGTACTCAGTTAGAGCAAGAAGGTTATGTGGGCAGTGATTTTTACTCTTCGGTGGTAGAGCGGGAAGCGATAGTGTCCACCTTGCTGGGCGAGGGTATTGCTTTGCCACACTCGCTGGGGTTGCTGGCGAAAAAGACCGTGGTGGTCACCTTGCTGGCCTCACAGGGCATTGCCTGGGGCGAGGGTGAGATCGCCCATGTGATATTCCTGCTGGCAATCAGTAAAAGTGACTACGAAGAAGCAATGGCGATTTACGATCTGTTCGTCACCTTTGTGCGTGAACGTTCGATGAGCCGTTTGCTGGGCAGTAATGACTTTGACAGTTTCAAAGCAGTAGCGCTGGATTGCCTGAGCCGGATCTGA
- a CDS encoding response regulator transcription factor: MNIQIERFSTVIDAVATRQFYPCLLAYLEDFLAFDNAIVYAFEQGQQPHCLMKAEKENSDAVNQLYQQGAYLEDPFYRALPCAGHGKVFTLRELVPCGFYQTNYYRHFYRKTGWHDEAGMLLQLTPERGLGVFFGSCRQTAGRRYPRLADLREALTLVKSVVRLHNEVVSVNRPLSTAPLPDSATQARYALTPREREIVDLILSGNGSQQIAERLFISLGTVKNHRKNIYGKLNIGSQAELFSLFLSAPLQRMA, from the coding sequence ATGAATATTCAGATCGAAAGGTTTTCAACGGTGATCGACGCCGTGGCAACTCGCCAATTCTATCCTTGTCTGCTGGCCTATCTGGAGGATTTTTTGGCTTTTGATAATGCCATCGTTTATGCCTTCGAGCAGGGGCAGCAACCGCATTGCCTGATGAAAGCCGAAAAAGAAAACAGCGACGCGGTAAACCAGCTCTACCAGCAAGGTGCTTATCTTGAAGATCCTTTTTACCGGGCTTTGCCCTGCGCTGGGCATGGCAAGGTGTTTACCCTGCGTGAACTGGTGCCATGTGGTTTTTATCAGACCAACTACTACCGCCATTTCTATCGTAAAACCGGCTGGCACGATGAAGCGGGTATGCTGCTGCAATTGACACCGGAGCGTGGTTTGGGGGTGTTTTTCGGTTCCTGTCGGCAAACGGCGGGGAGGCGTTATCCGCGTCTGGCGGATTTACGCGAGGCGTTAACGTTGGTGAAAAGTGTGGTTCGGCTACATAACGAAGTGGTATCGGTTAACCGGCCCCTTTCTACAGCCCCATTGCCAGATAGCGCGACTCAGGCACGTTATGCCCTGACACCGCGTGAGCGTGAAATTGTTGATTTAATCCTCAGTGGTAATGGTTCGCAGCAGATCGCCGAGCGGCTGTTTATCAGCCTGGGCACGGTGAAAAATCACCGTAAAAATATCTACGGTAAGCTGAACATTGGCTCTCAGGCCGAGTTGTTTAGCCTGTTTCTTAGCGCACCGTTGCAGCGCATGGCGTGA
- a CDS encoding NAD(P)/FAD-dependent oxidoreductase — translation MNNNIESLTYYAATKKYDLRFPTLEEDLDVDVVIIGGGFSGINTALELAEKGITNIAILEGRYLGYGGTGRNGGQVMAGIGHDLEKIKRHVGPAGLETIFKISNLGAGIIRERIKKYAINADFCFGYGYLGSNARQEKTLRSWLKEFKAVSPDEEIELYTGSEVKQVVGSDAYTCALKHMGGGHVHSLNLLLGEAQALTGYGVKIFENSSVLNVEYGSRITVRTAMGSVRAKKMLWACNGFLNGMEPYIYQKTINTYAFQLATEPLSDELIRQISPIRGAYSDIRPVIDYYRVTNENRLLFGSATRLIEYIPSDLKAWNRNLMLKVFPYLKDVKIDLAWGGPLCCSANLFPQIGTLPQHDNVFYVQGYSGFGVTPSHIVCKVLAEGMSEGSARYDLMSSIPHVNIFGKDKLRRVMTTAGKVWHQTSGYWKGRR, via the coding sequence ATGAATAACAATATCGAATCGTTAACCTACTACGCAGCGACCAAGAAATACGATCTGCGCTTCCCGACGTTGGAAGAGGATCTGGACGTTGATGTGGTGATCATCGGTGGTGGTTTTTCCGGTATCAACACCGCGTTGGAACTGGCGGAAAAAGGTATCACCAATATCGCCATTCTGGAGGGGCGTTATCTGGGCTACGGCGGCACCGGGCGCAACGGCGGCCAGGTGATGGCTGGGATTGGCCACGATCTGGAAAAAATCAAACGCCACGTTGGCCCGGCCGGGCTGGAGACTATCTTTAAAATCAGTAACCTCGGTGCTGGGATCATCCGTGAACGCATCAAAAAATACGCTATCAATGCCGATTTCTGCTTCGGTTATGGCTATCTGGGCAGTAACGCACGGCAAGAGAAAACCCTGCGTAGCTGGCTGAAGGAGTTCAAAGCGGTTTCACCGGATGAAGAGATTGAGCTTTATACCGGTTCTGAGGTGAAACAGGTGGTGGGGTCTGATGCTTATACCTGTGCGTTGAAGCATATGGGGGGTGGTCATGTTCATTCACTCAACCTATTGCTGGGAGAAGCGCAAGCCTTAACGGGTTATGGCGTGAAAATCTTTGAGAACAGCAGCGTGCTGAATGTGGAATACGGTTCGCGTATTACCGTGCGCACGGCGATGGGGTCGGTACGGGCCAAGAAAATGCTCTGGGCTTGTAACGGTTTCCTTAACGGTATGGAACCCTACATTTACCAAAAAACCATCAACACCTATGCCTTCCAACTGGCTACCGAACCGTTGTCTGATGAGCTGATCCGCCAGATCAGCCCGATCCGGGGGGCTTACAGCGACATCCGGCCAGTGATCGACTATTACCGTGTGACCAATGAGAACCGGCTGTTGTTTGGCAGCGCGACCCGCTTGATCGAATACATTCCGTCGGACTTGAAAGCCTGGAACCGTAACCTGATGTTGAAAGTGTTCCCCTATCTGAAAGACGTGAAGATCGATTTGGCCTGGGGCGGGCCGCTGTGTTGCAGCGCTAATTTGTTCCCGCAAATCGGCACATTGCCGCAGCACGACAATGTGTTTTACGTACAGGGTTATTCCGGTTTTGGTGTGACCCCGAGTCACATCGTTTGCAAAGTGTTGGCGGAAGGCATGAGTGAGGGTTCTGCGCGCTACGATCTGATGAGCTCGATCCCGCACGTTAATATTTTCGGTAAAGACAAACTGCGCCGGGTGATGACCACCGCTGGCAAAGTCTGGCACCAGACTTCGGGCTATTGGAAAGGTCGCCGTTAA
- the dagF gene encoding 2-dehydro-3-deoxy-phosphogluconate aldolase — MRLKPNYYKDRVCLNVLAGSISNAQEIYEAAQGHVLVGVLSKNYPDVDSAVTDMERYARLIENALSVGLGAGDPKQSAMVSQIAKHVQPQHVNQVFTGVGASRALLGQDETVVNGLVSPTGRVGWVKISTGPLSALAPEGIVPVETAIALLKDMGGSSIKYFPMGGLKHKEEYQYVAQACAEHDFLLEPTGGIDLENYESILEIALAAGVKQVIPHIYSSIIDSASGNTRPQDVKTLLAMTQKLVG, encoded by the coding sequence ATGAGGCTGAAGCCGAATTACTATAAAGACCGCGTATGCCTGAATGTGTTGGCGGGTTCGATAAGCAACGCGCAGGAAATCTATGAGGCGGCACAGGGGCACGTGTTAGTAGGGGTGCTATCCAAGAATTACCCGGACGTGGACAGCGCGGTAACGGATATGGAGCGCTATGCCCGGCTGATTGAAAACGCGCTTTCCGTTGGGTTGGGGGCGGGCGATCCTAAGCAGTCGGCCATGGTCAGCCAGATCGCCAAGCATGTGCAACCACAGCATGTGAACCAGGTATTTACCGGCGTAGGTGCCAGCCGTGCGTTGCTGGGGCAAGATGAAACCGTGGTGAATGGTCTGGTATCCCCGACTGGCCGTGTGGGTTGGGTGAAGATCTCAACCGGGCCACTGAGTGCGCTGGCACCGGAGGGGATTGTGCCGGTGGAAACGGCGATTGCCTTGCTGAAAGACATGGGCGGTAGTTCGATCAAGTATTTCCCGATGGGGGGCTTGAAGCACAAAGAAGAATATCAGTATGTGGCACAAGCCTGTGCTGAACATGACTTCCTGCTGGAGCCGACCGGGGGGATCGACTTGGAGAACTATGAGTCGATTCTTGAGATCGCACTGGCCGCGGGTGTAAAGCAGGTCATTCCGCATATTTACAGTTCCATCATTGATTCCGCCAGCGGTAATACTCGTCCACAGGATGTAAAAACCCTACTGGCGATGACTCAAAAGCTGGTGGGCTAA
- a CDS encoding lactonase family protein, translating into MRNNLRINTLSLFMLAMVSPVLHAEDTIKSSSSHFAYIGTYNPNGEGVYRVKVDPKSGALSDKTVVSHLPNPAQLVVDAKGQTLYIASEVADFNGTKHGGIVAYRINPQDGSLAPLNEVDSQGAGPVYLALTPDGRHLLVANYVSGSVAAFPVESDGKLGDASSVQQSEGPAGAGKPAGAVEGSFAISDHNGPHAHMIASDPSGKFVFSTDLGLDRIYQWRFDSHSGKLTPNDPPWIAAASAGAGPRHFVFHPDGKTLLLVNEEASTLTSYRFDSQKGTLTQLHDVSTLPAEYKGTNFVAGLALSGDGKNLYVANRLHNSIAQFRVGSEGRLQPVAEVWTRGDYPRTITLDPSGRYLYALNQRSDNITRFSVDKQSGKLSFVEGYTPVGSPSQMVFMPAAK; encoded by the coding sequence ATGAGAAATAATTTACGAATCAATACGCTATCTCTTTTTATGCTGGCGATGGTCAGCCCGGTGTTGCATGCTGAGGATACAATCAAATCCTCATCGTCTCATTTTGCCTATATTGGTACTTATAACCCGAACGGCGAAGGTGTTTACCGGGTGAAGGTTGATCCCAAAAGCGGTGCGCTGAGTGATAAAACCGTGGTCAGCCACCTGCCGAATCCGGCGCAGCTGGTGGTGGATGCCAAAGGGCAGACGCTGTACATAGCCAGCGAAGTTGCAGACTTTAACGGTACTAAGCACGGTGGCATTGTGGCTTACCGTATCAACCCGCAAGACGGTAGCCTGGCACCGCTTAACGAGGTTGATTCGCAGGGGGCCGGGCCGGTTTACCTTGCGCTGACGCCGGATGGGCGCCATTTGTTGGTGGCTAACTACGTCAGCGGTAGCGTGGCGGCATTCCCGGTAGAGAGTGATGGTAAGCTGGGGGATGCCAGTTCTGTACAACAGAGTGAAGGGCCAGCGGGGGCGGGTAAACCTGCGGGTGCGGTAGAAGGCAGTTTCGCCATCAGCGATCACAATGGCCCACATGCGCATATGATCGCCAGCGATCCGAGTGGTAAATTTGTTTTTTCCACCGATCTGGGGTTGGATCGTATCTATCAATGGCGTTTTGACAGCCACAGCGGCAAGCTGACACCCAACGATCCACCATGGATTGCTGCTGCTTCCGCCGGAGCTGGGCCGCGCCACTTTGTGTTCCATCCCGACGGTAAAACCCTATTGCTGGTGAATGAAGAGGCTTCCACCTTAACCAGCTACCGTTTCGACAGCCAGAAAGGCACTTTGACACAGCTTCATGATGTTTCAACGTTGCCGGCAGAGTATAAAGGCACGAACTTTGTGGCGGGTTTGGCGCTGAGTGGTGATGGTAAAAACCTGTATGTCGCCAACCGGTTGCATAACAGCATCGCTCAGTTCCGCGTAGGCAGCGAGGGCAGGCTGCAACCGGTAGCAGAGGTTTGGACGCGCGGCGATTATCCACGCACTATCACGCTGGACCCCAGTGGCCGTTACCTGTACGCATTGAACCAGCGTAGCGATAACATCACCCGCTTTAGCGTAGATAAACAAAGCGGTAAGCTCAGCTTTGTTGAGGGCTATACGCCGGTGGGCAGCCCTTCACAAATGGTGTTTATGCCAGCGGCGAAGTAA
- a CDS encoding cupin domain-containing protein produces MKPLLLKQALPELLHIGSVSNLGATVVAGEPEVGVAMIFGEPSDNLNCGVFSCTRGAFVMEYPFAEHATVWEGTATLTNENTGESVHYQAGDSWFVEKGTPVRWEITSDRFVKHYLAIVEG; encoded by the coding sequence ATGAAACCATTACTGCTTAAGCAAGCGTTACCGGAACTGCTGCACATTGGCAGCGTCAGTAATTTGGGGGCCACGGTGGTTGCAGGTGAACCTGAAGTGGGGGTAGCCATGATTTTTGGCGAACCCTCAGATAACCTGAATTGCGGGGTTTTCAGCTGTACCCGTGGTGCCTTCGTGATGGAGTACCCGTTTGCTGAACATGCCACCGTATGGGAAGGCACGGCAACGTTGACCAACGAAAACACCGGCGAGTCGGTGCACTACCAGGCCGGTGATTCCTGGTTTGTTGAAAAAGGCACCCCGGTACGCTGGGAAATTACCTCGGATCGCTTTGTTAAGCATTATCTGGCGATTGTCGAAGGCTAA
- a CDS encoding aldehyde dehydrogenase family protein has protein sequence MTDITLLPQVTAFLGREHGHYISGRLLAGAGTEKFAVVNPATGQAIAQVVEGGQEEVDAAMQAAFAAFHGAWARVSPMERGNCLMRLADLLQAHREELAQLESLCSGKTIQLARGLEIDMAAQFLRYFAGWSSKISGETLNVSLPSFRGEQYTAFTRREPLGVVVGIIPWNFSIMIAIWKLAAALTCGCTVVLKPSEYTPLTMLRVAELAQEAGIPDGTLNVVNGSGARLGPALIAHPHCAKVSFTGSVPTGIAVGKAAMEQGIVRTTLELGGKNGAAFLADVSVDKMVDGIIEAGYLNQGQICAAAERFYLPDSHIDAVLEKLTQRLGAMKVGSSLDETTEVGPLANEAHYRKVLGLFDKARAEGSQIVCGGHALAGPGFFVAPTAIRATGPDDLLMREETFGPVGTFLAYDDEEQMIAMMNDSPYGLAASLWTNDLSKAMRMIPRIEAGTVWINMHTFLDPALPFGGMKSSGIGREFGSAFIEHYTELKSVMVRY, from the coding sequence ATGACTGATATTACGCTGTTACCGCAGGTTACGGCATTTCTGGGCCGTGAGCATGGCCACTATATTAGCGGCCGGTTACTGGCAGGGGCAGGAACGGAAAAGTTTGCGGTGGTGAATCCGGCCACCGGGCAGGCCATTGCGCAGGTTGTTGAAGGTGGGCAGGAGGAAGTGGATGCCGCCATGCAGGCCGCGTTCGCCGCTTTCCACGGGGCCTGGGCACGGGTTTCGCCAATGGAGCGCGGTAATTGCCTGATGCGTTTGGCCGATCTGTTGCAGGCGCACCGTGAAGAACTGGCGCAGTTGGAAAGCCTGTGTTCCGGTAAAACCATCCAGTTGGCGCGTGGTCTGGAAATCGACATGGCTGCGCAATTTCTGCGCTACTTTGCCGGTTGGTCAAGCAAAATCAGCGGGGAAACGCTCAACGTTTCGTTACCTTCTTTCAGAGGTGAACAATACACGGCCTTCACCCGCCGCGAACCGCTGGGCGTGGTGGTAGGCATTATTCCGTGGAACTTCTCGATCATGATCGCCATCTGGAAGCTGGCAGCAGCGCTGACCTGCGGTTGTACGGTGGTGTTGAAGCCCAGTGAGTATACGCCGCTGACCATGTTGCGGGTGGCGGAGTTGGCGCAAGAAGCAGGGATCCCGGACGGCACGCTTAACGTCGTTAACGGTTCCGGCGCACGTCTGGGCCCGGCGTTAATCGCTCATCCCCATTGTGCGAAGGTGAGCTTTACCGGCTCAGTGCCAACCGGCATTGCCGTGGGGAAAGCGGCAATGGAACAGGGGATTGTACGCACCACGCTGGAATTGGGCGGCAAAAATGGCGCGGCATTCCTGGCGGATGTTTCAGTCGACAAGATGGTTGACGGCATTATTGAAGCGGGTTACCTGAATCAGGGGCAAATCTGCGCGGCGGCGGAGCGTTTTTATCTGCCAGACAGCCATATTGACGCGGTATTGGAAAAGCTGACGCAGCGTTTGGGGGCGATGAAAGTGGGATCGTCGCTGGATGAAACCACCGAGGTTGGGCCGTTGGCTAATGAAGCGCATTATCGCAAGGTGCTGGGCTTGTTCGATAAAGCGCGTGCCGAAGGCAGCCAGATTGTCTGCGGTGGTCATGCGCTGGCTGGCCCTGGTTTCTTTGTGGCACCCACGGCGATCCGCGCCACTGGGCCAGACGATTTGCTGATGCGGGAAGAAACCTTTGGCCCGGTGGGTACTTTCCTGGCCTATGACGATGAAGAACAGATGATCGCCATGATGAACGATTCGCCTTACGGCTTGGCGGCGAGCCTGTGGACTAACGATCTCAGCAAGGCGATGCGGATGATCCCGCGTATTGAGGCCGGTACGGTGTGGATCAATATGCACACTTTCCTCGATCCGGCATTGCCGTTTGGCGGGATGAAATCATCAGGGATTGGGCGTGAGTTTGGCAGCGCGTTTATTGA